The Bacteroidota bacterium DNA window CGCGATAAACCTGTCGATATAAAGGCGCAAATTGGGCGCGACTTTTTCCATAACAACGGCGCGAGCCACTGGAAAAGGATTGCTGCCTCTATTTTACAAAAAGACGGTGCAGAGGTAAAATGGCAGACCGTGTATCACATGCTGGACGAAGCAGGCAACCCGATCCTTGAGGAGACCATGAACTGGTCGCTCTCCATGGATGGCGATAAAACATTAATTGGACTCGAATGGCGCGGTAAAGCCATTGAAGATATCACTATAAACGCGTTCGAATACGGTGGTATGTTTCTTCGCATGCCCTGGCGACGGGATATCGCTGGCGAAGCCATCAACAACAAAAATCAGCGCAACCAGGAAGCAGAAGGACAAAAAGCGGACTGGGTAGATGTCGGCATGGTCATCGAAGGCCGCGCAGACTGGGGACACATCACCATCATGGACCACCCAGACAATACCAACTATCCCACTGCATGGCGTGTGGATGGACAACTGGGGATTGGACCCTGCCGCGCACTGGAAGGCGACTGGCACATCAAGAAAGGCGAAACGGAGGTTATTCGCCACCAATTGGTAGCCTACACGGGTGCACTGGACCGGGAAGTGATGTCAGGTATCTGGACGGCCTATAGCGGACGATAATAAGTAGCGGTTGCAGTGAATGCCGATTTTCGAGTGCCTAATGCCGATTGAT harbors:
- a CDS encoding DUF6807 family protein, yielding RDKPVDIKAQIGRDFFHNNGASHWKRIAASILQKDGAEVKWQTVYHMLDEAGNPILEETMNWSLSMDGDKTLIGLEWRGKAIEDITINAFEYGGMFLRMPWRRDIAGEAINNKNQRNQEAEGQKADWVDVGMVIEGRADWGHITIMDHPDNTNYPTAWRVDGQLGIGPCRALEGDWHIKKGETEVIRHQLVAYTGALDREVMSGIWTAYSGR